Genomic window (Streptomyces cadmiisoli):
CACTTGGCGACGGCCGTGCTGCGCCCGGTCGTACCGACCAGGAGCACCGACCGTCCGCTGCGCCGCAGCACCTGCACCGGGGCGAACTCCGGACAGATCCGGTGCACCGAGGCGATCGCCGTGCGCAGTTGGGCGCCCTGAGGGCCGGACAAGTCGAGTCTCCCGCTGAGCGGTGGAGTGCCGAGCCCCGCGGGGCGCTGCGTCCGGCCCGCGCCGAGCACGGGTGCCGGCGGGCGCGCCGGGGCGAGATAGGGGCCGCCGCCCGACAGCGGCGCCTCACCCGGTCGCGGGGAGACGGGAGCCGGGGGGTGGGGGCGCAGCGGCCGGGGCGGGGCGGACACGGAAGACGATGCTGCGTACATGGGCGAAACAGATCCCTTCGTGTGCCTGCGACGTCATTGCGCCACCCGGCCCGACCTCCCGGGTGCACCCTGGGGAATGTCCCTCGGCGACCGGGTCGGGGTGGCGCGTTCCTACCTGACACCCGTTGCCCAGTGGCACACCATCTGGCGCACCCTGGCGAACCGTGGCGAATAGTCGCCCGGCAACCGTCACGGGGCTACTGTCAACTCAGCCGAGAACCTGGGGGCTTGACGTGAGCGGTGAACCCAACACCCGCCTGGCGGACCTGTTCGGCCTGACCGGCTGGTCCAAGGGAGAGCTCGCGAGGCTGGTCAACCGGCAGGCGGCGGCCATGGGCCACCCCCAGCTGGCGACCGACACCTCACGGGTGCGGCGGTGGGTCGACATGGGAGAGATCCCGCGCGATCCCGTGCCGCGGGTGCTGGAGGCACTGTTCACCGAGCGTCTCGGCCGTGTCGTGACCATTGAGGACCTCGGTCTGGTCCGGCACGGGCGTACAGGGAAACGGCAGGGCGGCGGGAGCATGGAGCATCCCGACGGCGTGCCGTGGGCGCCCGAACGGACTGCCGCGGTCCTCACCGAATTCACGGGAATGGACCTCATGCTCAACCGACGCGGCTTGGTGGGCGCGGGTGCCGCGCTCGCCGCGGGATCCGCACTCAGCAGCGCCATGTACGAATGGCTGCACACCGATCCGGCCCTGACCGCCGACGCTCCCTCGACCGACAACCCCCTGCACGCCGACCCCGCTGGGTTCGACCGCTACGAGGCCGCCCCCATCGGGTCGCAGGAGATCGAGGAACTGGAACGCTCCGTCGAGGTGTTCCGAGCCTGGGACGCCGCTCGTGGTGGCGGGCTCCAGCGCAAGGCGGTCGTGGGTCAACTCAACGAGGTGGGCGGCATGCTCGCCTACCACCACCCACCCCATCTCCAGCGCCGCCTGTGGGGCGTCGCCGCCAACCTCGCCGTGCTCGCCGGCTGGATGTCCCACGACGTCGGCCTGGAGCCCACGGCCCAGAAGTACTTCGTCATCGCCGCCCATGCCGCGCGTGAGGGCGGTGACCGGCCCAGGGCCGGCGAGGCGCTCTCCCGAGCCGCCCGCCAGATGGTGCACCTGGGACGGCCCGACGACGCGCTCGACCTGATGAAGCTCGCCAAGTCCGGCTCCGGCGACCAGGTGCTGCCCCGCACCCGGGCGATGCTGTACACCATCGAGGCCTGGGCTCAGGCGTCGATGGGCAAGGGCCAGGCCATGCGCCGCACCCTGGGGCGGGCGGAGGACCTGTTCGTCTCCGACAAGGGCGACGTACCGCCGCCGAGTTGGATGCAGACGTTCAAGGAGGAGGACCTGTACGGCATGCAGGCCCTCGCCTACCGGACGCTGGCGGAGTACGAGCCGGACGCGGCCGCGCACGCACAGCACTTCGCGGAGAAGGCGCTGGCGCTGAGGATCGACGGAAGGCAGCGCTCGAAGATCTTCGACTTCCTGTCCATGGCTTCCGCCTGCTTCATCGCGGACGACCCGGAGCAGGCGGACCGGTACGCGCGCCTGGCCCTGATGTCGATGGGATCGAACTCCTCCCACCGCACCTGGGACCGGTTGCGCGAGATGTACCGGCTCACCGCCCAGTACGCCGGATTTCCGAGGATCCAGGAGCTGAGGGAGGAGATCGAACTCGCGCTGCCCAGGACGAAGGGCAACGGTGGCAAGAGCAGCTCACAGGTGTGATGTGGCTGTCATGAGGTGATCCTGGCGATGAGTACGCAGGCGTCGTCCTGACGTGCGGACTCGCCCAACTCCTCCACGACCGTGCGTACGCAGTCGTGCGCGCTGTGCGTCTCGGCGAAGCGCGGGGCGAGGTCGAGGAGGCGGTGCACGGTGGCCGCCCTGCCCGCGCCGTCGGTCCCGCCCGACCCGGCTGAGCCGTGTCCGGGTACCAGCCCGTCGGTGTGCAGCAGGATCAGATCGCCGGCCTCCAGCGTCACCTCGGCCTCGCCGTAGGCGGCGCCCGAGGAGGCGCCGAGCAGGACGCCGTCCGGAGTGTGCAACGTGCGCCCCGTCCCCCTGCGGAACAGCAGCGGGGCGGGGTGTCCTGCTTGGGCCCACACCAGCGTCCGGGTCTCGGGACGGTAGCGGCAGCAGACGGCGCTGCCCAGGGCCGGTTGCACGGTGGTGTCGAGGAGCTGGTTGAGCCAGGCCAGCAACTGGGCGGGCCGGGTGCCCGCCATCGCCATGCCGCGCAGCGCCCCGAGCAGCATCGCCACGCCCGAGGTGAGCGCGTCACCGTGCCCGGTGAGTTCGCCGACGCTCAGCAGGCTCTCGCCGCCCGGAAGCTCGACCGCGTCGTACCAGTCGCCGGCGGCCGGCGTGCCCGTGCCGGACGGCAGACGGGCGCCTGCCAGGTCGAGGGCGGGTGTGCCCTGGAGCGGGAACGGCAGGGTGCTGTGCCAGGGCGCCGCCCCGGCCTCCCGGAGCTCGATCCCGAGCCGCTGCTCGGTCCGCGCGCGGTCCCGGTCGCCGCGCAGCGAGTCCCGGGTCTCGCTCACCGCCCGCTGGCTGCGCCGCAGTTCGCTGACGTCGCGCAGCACGGCCCACATGGAGGCCGTACTGCTGTCGGCGCCGAGCACGGGCTCGCCCATCATGTGCACCGTACGGACCTCGCCGTCGGGGTGCACGATCCGGAACTCGCCGTCGATGCGCTTGGCGTCGACCAGGCAGTCCGTGACCATCGAGGTCAGCTTCGGACGGTCCGCGTCGAGCACCACGGAGGGCAGCTCGTCGAGGGTCAGCGGCGCGGCGGCGGGGTCGCGGCCCAGGATCTCGTACAGCTCTCCGGACCAACTGGCCTCGTCCGTCAGCAGGTTCCACTCCGCGCTGCCGACCCGGCTCAGCAGCGAGCCGTGCGCCGGGGCGGCCGGTGTCGCCGTGCCGGCCGGCGCGGCCGTCGTCGGCGGGCCCTCCCGCAGCTGGGCCAAGTGCGCGTCGAGGTCTTCGAGTTGGTGCAGTGCGAGGTCGTAGAGCGCGCGCTGCCAGCGGTCCTGAGGGGCCGATCCGTCGCCCTGCGCGTCCCGCCGTACGGCGTTCACGTCCCCCTTGAGCCGCCGCGTCTGTGTTATCAGCGCGTCGACCGGGCCGCCTCCTGGCGGCTGGGCCGCTGGGCGGTCCGCGGAGAGATGGGACGGCATGACGTACTCCGATGAGGGGACGGTACGACCTGGGGGGCGGAGGGACCGTTATGACTGTTGCACAGCCCGCGACGCCCCGTAAGGGATTTGGCAACACACGATACGGTGGTGCTTCTGGCATATGCCACAGTCTTCACGGAGTGGTCATGGCGTAGCCGGGGCGTACATCGTCCGCTGCTGCGAGGCGTAGGGCGCGTACGCGATTTGACGGACCGTCGGATGTTTTCCGACGCTGTCATTCGCGTGTTCGACGCGCTGGTGTTCGAGAGGCCATGTTACCGGTGGGCGCCGTCGTACAGCTCGGGGCGCGGTGCCTGTTCGACACTCGTGCGGGCGCCGCTCTCCAGTGCCCGGACGCCGGCTTCTGCCACCACCGAGGCCGCGTATCCGTCCCATGCGCCGGGGCCGGTGACCCGGCCCCGCCGCGTGGCGTCGACCCAGGCCTGGACCTCGCGGTCGTAGGCGTTCGCGAACCGTACGAGATAGTCCTGCGGGACCTCGGAGCGGGCGTCGCCGGCCGTCGTGACGACCATGGAGTGCTCCTCCCCGATCCGCGCGCCGCCCCGCTCGCACACGGCCTCGCAGCGCACCTGGTAACCGAAGCCGCAGTTGACGAACACCTCGACGTCGACGAGGGCGCCGCCGGAGGTCTCGAAGACCACGAACTGCGGGTCGACCAGTCCGGCGGGGGCGTGCGCGGAGGATCCGGGGCGCAGCACGGTCACGGCGGTCAGCTCCTGCCCGAGCAGCCAGCGCGCGGCGTCGATCTCGTGCGAGACCGAGCTGTTGATCAGCATCGCGCTGGTGAAGCCGGGCGGTGAGGAGACGTTGCGGTGGGTGCAGTGCAGCATCAGCGGGCGCCCCAACCGGTCGCCGTCCAGGAGGGACTTCAGCCGCGCGTACTCGGTGTCGTAGCGCCGCATGAAGCCGGTCTGCGTCAGTCGCCGGCCGAGCCGCACCTCCGCCTCGACGACGCGCAGCGCACCCGCCGAGTCGGGCACCAGGGGCTTCTCGCAGAGCACCGGGAGCCCGCGGGCGAAGGCCGCCAGCAGGGCCTCCTCGTGGGCGGGGCCGGGGGAGGCGATCAGTACGGCGTTGACGCCGGGGGCCGCCAGCGCGGCCTCCGCTTCCGCGTGCACCGAGACGCCGTCGATCCCGGCCGTCGCCTCCTTCGCCCGCTCGGTGTCGGGATCGGCGACGGCGGCGACCCTGGCGCCGTTCACCACACGGTCGAGTCGCCGTATGTGGTCGGCTCCCATGTGTCCCGCGCCCAGTACCGCCACACCCAGCAGGTCACCCACGTGCGCACTCCCTCGTCGCCGGCAGTCCCGGCGTAGCGTAGAGGGCCGGGCGCGGGGCGCCGGGAGCGGGGTGCGGGCGGCTCAGTAGCGCAACACGCCTGCGATCCCGTCGGCGTCGCCCAACGTGCCGTCGGGCACGAATCGCACGTCGGCGCCGGTCTCCAGGCACCGTTCGACGATCTCGTCCACGATGTCCTCGCGGGCGTCGAGGTCGTCGCCGGACGCGGGTACGAGGTGGTCGCCGTCGTCGCGCACGGTCACGCGGAAGTTCTCCTCGACGGCGAGCAGCCGCACCCGGGCCTCCCGGGCGTTCTGCCAGACCTCGTCGACCCCGGCCGCGAACTCCTTGCGCCCGCGGGCCGCGACGAGTTCCTTGGCCACGGCTTCGACGGTCCGCAGGGCCTCGTCGTCGAGCACGGGCCGTACCGCCTGCCACACGGCGTCCGGCGTCGCCTGCGCCAGACCGCCGTGCGGTACGTGCACGGCCTGTCTGGTCACGTCGCCGATCTCGTCCAGGCAGGACAGCGCCGCCTGCTCACCGGTCACGTACAGTGGCCGCGGACTCTCGCGCAGCATCGCGCCGATCGCCGTGTCCGCCTCGCGCAGGAAGTGACGGGTGTCCTCGTCCCGGAAGGTGCTCGGCATGTCGCCGATCCGCTCCACCCGCTCCGGGTCGAAGTTGTCGGCGGTCCTGATCAGCGGGAAGACGCCGGTGTGCTGCTCGGTGACGCGGTCCACGCCGCCGTTCCACAGCGTGACGCGGTCGGCGGACACCGACAGCACCCAGAACGGCCGCTCGGACACCTGCGCGGAGACCAGGTTGCGGGTGAGGAAGGTGTCCGAGAGCACCACCCGCTCGGGCACGGAACGGGCCAGCGACCACACCTGGTGCTCGCCGGGCGCCGCGAAGATCACCAGGCCGTCCTCGGTGTGCGTCAGATCGACCTCGCTGAGCGCCAGGTCGAGCTGCGCCTCGACATCGGTACGCCGCTCCCGGGTCACCGCGGGATCGGCCTCCAGCTGCTTCTTGGCCTCGGCCACCACATTGCGCAGCCGGACCCGGTCCTGCGCGTTGTAGGGCTCCCGGCGGTGTGTCGGCGTCAGCACGGACACCGCGGGGTAGGGGCGCGGGCGGCGCAGCTCGGAGAGGGTCGTGGGACTGAGTGCGTGCTCCATGACAGAACCATAGGGCCGATTTACGTATGGGGCATTTGGGGTGATCGCGACATGTCGTGGATCGTTCATCCGTCGTCCTCCGAACCGCAGGAACTGCCGCTCGGCGGCAGGGTCCCGTACAGGAGGAAGGCGTCGACCGTGCGGTGCACGCAGGTGGACGCCGCGTACCCGGTGTGTCCCTCGCCCTTGTTGTCGAGCACCACGGCCGACGGCCCCAGCCGCTTCGCCGTCTGCGTGGTCCAGCGGTAGGGCGTCGCGGGGTCGCCACGTGTGCCGACCAGCAGCATCCCGGGTGTGTCGAGGTCCTTGACCTCGTCGCGGATGTAGTCGGTGCCCTTGGGGCGCCCGTAGCACATGAGCACCTGGGCGAGCCGGTGCCGGCCGAAGATCGGGGAGGCCTCCTCGTAGGCGGCGCGCAGTCTGCCGAGGTTCCGGGTGATCTGCTCGGCCGTGGGGCGGTCGGGATCGTCCGCGCAGTTGATCGCCATGAGCGCCGCGGGGAGGTTGTCGAGCGGGACCTCCTCGTAGTCGACCAGCGTTCCGTCGCCGGTCCGTGTGGTCCTCGGCCGGGGCTCCCGATGGCCGGCGGGCGCCATGCCGCCGGTGGCGAAGGCCTCGATGTGCCGGGTGTCCCCCTCCTCGACCAGTGCGGCGAGGGCGCGCTCCAGCGTCGGCCAGTGGTCCTTGCTGTACAGCGCCTGACTGATCGCCGCCACCAGGTCCTGGCCGGTCAACTCCCCGCTGAAAGCCGTCGGTACGGGTGCCTCGTCCAGGGAGCGGACCAGCCGCTGGACCTCTTCCCGGGCGGCGCGCGTGTCCTGGCCGAGCGGGCAGGACGCGTGCCGTACGCACCAGCGGAGGAAGTCCTCCAGCGCGGCCTGCTGTCCCGCGGCGCCCGCGACACCCTGCTCGCTCAACGGCTCGGTCAGCGTGTCCACGCCGTCCAGTACCAACCGCCCCACCTTGTCGGGGAACTGGGCCGCGTACACCGCGCCGAGACGGGTTCCGTAGGAGAAACCCAGGTAGTTGAGCTTCTTGTCGCCGAGCGCCTCGCGTATGACGTCCAGGTCCCGTGAGGCGTTGACCGTGCCTATGTACGGCAGTACGGGCCCGGAGTTCTCGGCGCACGCGTCGGCGGCGGTGCGCACCTGCCGCAGGGCGGTCTGCGGATCGCGCAGCGTCTCGTCGGTCCCGCCCATGGCCGCGGCGTTCTGGAACAGGCCGTCACCGCAGCTGACGGGGGAGGACCGGCCGACGCCGCGCGGATCGAAGCTCACCACGTCGTAGTTGTCGGTGAGATCCATGAAGTCGTCGCCGCCGTGGGCGAGTTCCACGACGCCCGGCCCGCCCGGACCGCCGAAGTTCAGCACCACCGAGCCGCGCTTGTCACCGGTGGCCCGGTAGCGCGCCAGGGCCAGGTCCAGTGTTCCCTTGCCTGGACGCGCGTAGTCGAGGGGCACGGTGACCTTCCCGCACTGGAGATCCTCGGGGGCGTCCGCCTCCTTGCACGCCGTCCATCTGATCCGCTGGTCGTAGAACCGGGTCAGATCGGGCTCCGCGTCGCGTGCGGAGGCCGTCGTGGGCAACCCGGCGCCCACCAGCGCGAGACCGACCGCTCCGGTGAGCGCACAGCGCCGGGCCATGTGCCGCGGTGACAGCTTGGCCAGCATCGATGCCTCCAGGGGCGCCCCGCTGCGCACCGCAGGACGGCGCCCTCGATCACGATAAGCGGGCACCGCAGGGCACGCCTCCCGGCGAGCGCGACGGGTCGCCGAGCCCTACTCTTCCGCCGTCGCGCCCGCAGCCGGAGCGATCCGTAGCGATACGGCGGGTTCGGACGGTTTTACTGCCAGTTCGACATCTGTGTCGCTCGATGGGGTGAAAGGCGGATAAGCCATAACTCGGATGGTTCACCTGCGTTTTATCCGGTGCGGGTGAGTGCCCGCGACCATGTCTGGAAGGCAGTGAACCTATGAGACGGGTTACCCGGAACAGTGTGATCGGCTTTGTCGCCGCCTCGGGCGCGATGGCTGTGACGCTGCCGGCGCACGCCGCGTTCGCGGCCGGCGGGGGCTCCTCGGCGGACGGCGCCGCGGCCGGCTCTCCCGGTCTGATCTCCGGCAACACGATCCAGCTCCCGGTGAACGTACCGGTGAACGCGTGCGGGAACACCGTGAACGTGGTGGGCCTGTTCAACCCCACGGCGGGCAACCGGTGCGCCAACGAGGGCGGCGCGACCGTCCAGGGCACCGCGCCCGCGGGTGGGACGAGCGGCGGGTCGAGCGCGACGGGCAGCGAGTCGAACTCGCCGGGAGTG
Coding sequences:
- a CDS encoding PP2C family protein-serine/threonine phosphatase, with amino-acid sequence MPSHLSADRPAAQPPGGGPVDALITQTRRLKGDVNAVRRDAQGDGSAPQDRWQRALYDLALHQLEDLDAHLAQLREGPPTTAAPAGTATPAAPAHGSLLSRVGSAEWNLLTDEASWSGELYEILGRDPAAAPLTLDELPSVVLDADRPKLTSMVTDCLVDAKRIDGEFRIVHPDGEVRTVHMMGEPVLGADSSTASMWAVLRDVSELRRSQRAVSETRDSLRGDRDRARTEQRLGIELREAGAAPWHSTLPFPLQGTPALDLAGARLPSGTGTPAAGDWYDAVELPGGESLLSVGELTGHGDALTSGVAMLLGALRGMAMAGTRPAQLLAWLNQLLDTTVQPALGSAVCCRYRPETRTLVWAQAGHPAPLLFRRGTGRTLHTPDGVLLGASSGAAYGEAEVTLEAGDLILLHTDGLVPGHGSAGSGGTDGAGRAATVHRLLDLAPRFAETHSAHDCVRTVVEELGESARQDDACVLIARITS
- a CDS encoding Gfo/Idh/MocA family protein, whose amino-acid sequence is MGDLLGVAVLGAGHMGADHIRRLDRVVNGARVAAVADPDTERAKEATAGIDGVSVHAEAEAALAAPGVNAVLIASPGPAHEEALLAAFARGLPVLCEKPLVPDSAGALRVVEAEVRLGRRLTQTGFMRRYDTEYARLKSLLDGDRLGRPLMLHCTHRNVSSPPGFTSAMLINSSVSHEIDAARWLLGQELTAVTVLRPGSSAHAPAGLVDPQFVVFETSGGALVDVEVFVNCGFGYQVRCEAVCERGGARIGEEHSMVVTTAGDARSEVPQDYLVRFANAYDREVQAWVDATRRGRVTGPGAWDGYAASVVAEAGVRALESGARTSVEQAPRPELYDGAHR
- a CDS encoding alpha/beta hydrolase, which gives rise to MLAKLSPRHMARRCALTGAVGLALVGAGLPTTASARDAEPDLTRFYDQRIRWTACKEADAPEDLQCGKVTVPLDYARPGKGTLDLALARYRATGDKRGSVVLNFGGPGGPGVVELAHGGDDFMDLTDNYDVVSFDPRGVGRSSPVSCGDGLFQNAAAMGGTDETLRDPQTALRQVRTAADACAENSGPVLPYIGTVNASRDLDVIREALGDKKLNYLGFSYGTRLGAVYAAQFPDKVGRLVLDGVDTLTEPLSEQGVAGAAGQQAALEDFLRWCVRHASCPLGQDTRAAREEVQRLVRSLDEAPVPTAFSGELTGQDLVAAISQALYSKDHWPTLERALAALVEEGDTRHIEAFATGGMAPAGHREPRPRTTRTGDGTLVDYEEVPLDNLPAALMAINCADDPDRPTAEQITRNLGRLRAAYEEASPIFGRHRLAQVLMCYGRPKGTDYIRDEVKDLDTPGMLLVGTRGDPATPYRWTTQTAKRLGPSAVVLDNKGEGHTGYAASTCVHRTVDAFLLYGTLPPSGSSCGSEDDG
- a CDS encoding chaplin, with the translated sequence MRRVTRNSVIGFVAASGAMAVTLPAHAAFAAGGGSSADGAAAGSPGLISGNTIQLPVNVPVNACGNTVNVVGLFNPTAGNRCANEGGATVQGTAPAGGTSGGSSATGSESNSPGVLSGNGVQLPVDLPVNVTGNSVNVVGVGNGTSGNESVNTPGDPVQPAPRPAPSTPPEALPEPRPAPYAPQPTALAETGADAVLPAAAGAAALLLGGAMLYRRSRAQGGH